The following DNA comes from Anopheles coustani chromosome 2, idAnoCousDA_361_x.2, whole genome shotgun sequence.
GGGCGAATTCACCAAGTACGGTAAATTGAACTCTGTCTGGGTAGCTTTCAATCCACCAGGTTTCGCATTCATCGAGTTCGAAAACAAGGATGAGGCGGAAACGGCCTGCGACAATCTGAACGGGCAGGATATCCTTGGCTCGAAGCTACGTGTCGAAATCTCGAAGGGACGCCGCAATCCGCGGGGTGCCACACGGGGCTTCCGTGGGCCGCCCGGTCGGAATGGTGGCAGCGGAAGCAGCGGAGCCGGCGGTAGTAGCGGTAGCTTCCGGAACGGCTCGCGTGGCGGTTTCCGTGATGGGGGAGGCTCGAGCTATCGCAGCGGcagtggaggtggtggtagcGGCGGTGGAGGCAGCTTCCGTGGGGGAAGCCGCAGCTCCGGCCGCTTCGACGGTGGTTACGGTagcagcggtggtggtggcggcggcggcggtcgCTCCACTGGCGGTGGCTACAGTCGTGATGGTGGTGGACGCGACGGAGGTtatggcagcagcagcggaagctttggtggtggcggcggcggtggtagcTACGGTGGTGGCCGCAgcagtggtggtggcggtggtggtcgcTTCCGGTCGCGGTCACCGGTCGGTGCTCGCGGGCGATACTAAACTGTCGTATCGGATCGAACACGCGGCTGACCGAGCTCAAACGGCGAATGTGTAGAGCCGGAACCGTGTTCCCCCATACTTCTTCCTACGGTCAGTTTTGTAATGCAGAAACTGTGTCTGCAAACCGCGTGACGACGAGAGAGTAATGGCGAGTTTTTTGTCGATGAAAGTGTCTATTTCAGTGTAGCATTTAAGAAACAAATCAGACAACCAACAACCAAATGTAAATTTCTTGGTCATCGATAGCATCTCTCCCGTTCCTCTGAGGCACGGTATTTTCATTTTAGAGTGTAAGACAAAGGGTTTAATGCCCACCAAAACGATCAAACCGGTATCGTGCTTAATTTTAGGTCGGAAAACTTGATTATAATTATTTATGACGAGTGCGAATTCATATGAGCAGATAACCCAACCCAATCATCGATCAGAAAAGTCCCACACAAAACTCCATCACAAAAGAGGTCTGTGACCAACGATATCTTGTTTACCCTTATTTGGTAACGAGGAAAACATGCGCCCGATTTGGCCCGATGTAGGGAACTTTTCAATACCAGTCTCGAAATCTAATTCCTATTAATTTAGAACCCTGAGTAAAAGGAGGTcacattttctaaaaatacattaaaatagCTTTTAAGTATCCAGTTCGAACTCCATTCATTTGTTTCGGGTTGAAAAGGTCGTTAAATCCCCTAGGAAAGGAATATCATTGTCACTCAGCGcttgaaaa
Coding sequences within:
- the LOC131261985 gene encoding RNA-binding protein Rsf1 — encoded protein: MGDQKGTRVYVGNLTDKVKKEDLEGEFTKYGKLNSVWVAFNPPGFAFIEFENKDEAETACDNLNGQDILGSKLRVEISKGRRNPRGATRGFRGPPGRNGGSGSSGAGGSSGSFRNGSRGGFRDGGGSSYRSGSGGGGSGGGGSFRGGSRSSGRFDGGYGSSGGGGGGGGRSTGGGYSRDGGGRDGGYGSSSGSFGGGGGGGSYGGGRSSGGGGGGRFRSRSPVGARGRY